The Vicia villosa cultivar HV-30 ecotype Madison, WI linkage group LG1, Vvil1.0, whole genome shotgun sequence genome includes a region encoding these proteins:
- the LOC131645157 gene encoding serine hydroxymethyltransferase 7-like has protein sequence MDLSHHQSNLSLTFSSSHASPPRRPPIPDDSISLHLESSFRDPSHPVPTVPLQLMEPQTEKENGSIDTDLNINEEDDREVEEFRILGHSMCLKRRRDCDSSTTIATKRASVDHDLESRKVAVRSWGDQPLQSADPDVFAIMEKEKNRQFKGIELIASENFVCRAVMEALGSHLTNKYSEGMPGARYYGGNQYIDEIETLCCERALKAFNLDPKCWGVNVQPYSCTSANFAVYTGLLSPGDRIMGLDTPCGGNTSHGYYTPNGKKVSSASIFFESLPYKINPQSGFIDYDKLEERALDFRPKILICGGSSYPREWDYARFRHIADKCGSVLLGDIAQISGIIAAKECVNPFDYCDVVTSTTHKSLRGPRGGIIFFRKGTKPRKRGILIQGHESDQYDFEEKINFAVFPSLQGGPHNNHIAALAIALKQVATPEYKAYMQQVKKNAQALACALLRRKCRLVTGGTDNHLLLWDLRPLGLTGKFYEKVCEACHITLNKIAIYGDNGTIIPGGVRIGTPAMTSRGCLEADFETMADFLFRAAQIANMLQREHGKLQNAIYKVLESNRDIIELRARVEAFATQFALPGYDI, from the exons ATGGACCTATCTCATCATCAATCCAATTTATCTCTCACTTTTTCATCCTCGCACGCTTCACCGCCTCGCCGTCCTCCGATTCCCGACGACTCGATTTCGCTTCATCTCGAATCCAGTTTTCGCGATCCGTCACATCCGGTTCCCACCGTTCCTCTCCAGCTCATGGAACCGCAGACGGAGAAAGAGAACGGAAGTATCGACACCGATTTGAATATCAACGAAGAAGACGATAGAGAAGTTGAGGAGTTTCGGATTCTAGGTCATTCTATGTGTCTGAAAAGACGGAGGGATTGCGATTCTTCTACAACCATCGCGACTAAGAGAGCTTCAGTGGATCATGATCTGGAGTCGCGCAAGGTTGCGGTTCGATCATGGGGAGATCAACCGTTGCAGTCTGCGGATCCTGATGTATTCGCGATAatggagaaggagaagaatcgtCAGTTTAAAGGGATTGAATTGATAGCTTCGGAGAATTTCGTGTGTAGGGCTGTGATGGAAGCGTTGGGGAGTCATTTGACGAATAAATACTCTGAAGGAATGCCGGGTGCGCGATACTATGGAGGGAATCAGTATATAGATGAGATTGAAACGCTTTGTTGTGAGCGTGCGTTGAAAGCGTTTAATCTTGATCCTAAGTGTTGGGGTGTGAATGTTCAGCCGTATTCGTGTACCTCTGCTAATTTTGCTGTGTATACTGGATTGTTGTCGCCAGGGGATAGGATCATGGGGTTGGATACTCCTTGTGGAGGGAATACTAGTCATGGATACTATACTCCGAATGGGAAAAAAGTTTCGAGTGCTTCTATATTCTTTGAGAGTTTACCTTACAAGATTAATCCTCAATCGGGTTTTATTGATTATGATAAGCTTGAGGAAAGGGCACTTGATTTTCGTCCTAAGATACTTATTTGTGGCGGGAGCTCTTATCCTCGAGAATGGGATTATGCTAGGTTTAGACACATTGCAGATAAATGCGGATCCGTGTTATTGGGCGACATTGCTCAGATTAGTGGGATTATTGCAGCTAAG GAGTGTGTGAACCCTTTTGATTATTGCGATGTTGTTACATCGACCACTCACAAGAGTCTTCGTGGTCCTAGGGGTGGTATAATTTTTTTCCGAAAGGGAACAAAACCAAGGAAAAGAGGGATACTTATTCAGGGACATGAAAGTGATCAATATGACTTTGAAGAAAAGATAAATTTTGCTGTTTTTCCATCATTGCAAGGTGGGCCTCACAACAACCACATTGCTGCGCTAGCTATTGCGTTAAAACAAGTGGCCACTCCTGAGTATAAGGCATACATGCAGCAGGTGAAGAAGAATGCTCAAGCTTTAGCATGTGCTTTATTGAGAAGAAAATGCCGCCTAGTAACTGGGGGTACAGACAACCATTTATTACTTTGGGATTTAAGGCCCTTGGGATTGACAG GGAAATTTTACGAGAAGGTCTGTGAAGCATGTCATATTACTTTAAATAAAATTGCGATTTATGGTGACAATGGAACTATTATTCCTGGAGGAGTAAGAATAG GTACCCCTGCCATGACTTCAAGAGGGTGTTTGGAGGCCGATTTTGAGACAATGGCTGATTTTCTCTTTAGAGCTGCACAAATTGCCAACATGCTGCAGAGGGAGCATGGGAAATTGCAGAATGCTATTTATAAGGTACTTGAGAGCAATAGGGACATTATTGAGCTCCGGGCACGGGTTGAAGCTTTTGCAACTCAGTTTGCGTTGCCGGGTTATGACATTTGA